The Mycobacterium haemophilum DSM 44634 sequence TGGTAACGGTTACCGGTGTGCTGTCGGTCGCGAAAGTATCACTGCCGCAATGGTATTGGATCGGACTGGCGGTCGGGACACTGGTTGGCGTGGGGTTTGTGCACTGGCTGATCTTTCAGAGCCTGTACCGCATCGGGGCGTTGTGCCCCTACTGCATGGTGATCTGGGCGGTCAGCGTGTCGCTACTGGTGGTGGTTACCGCCATCGTGTTTCGTCCAACGCTGGAGGGCTCGACCGGCCGGACCAGCGCCATAGCCCGGGGGATTTATCAATGGAGATGGTCGATCGCCACGCTGTGGTTCACTACGGTGTTTCTGCTGATCATGGTGCGATTCTGGGACTATTGGTCGACACTCGTCTGAATATGGGGTCAAGGTGATCTCTAAGGTGCTCGTGGCCAATCGCGGGGAGATCGCGATCCGCGCGTTCCGCGCCGCCTACGAACTGGGTGTCGGCACGGTGGCGGTGTATCCGTACGAGGATCGCAATTCGCAGCATCGACTGAAGGCCGACGAGTCTTACCAGATCGGCGACATCGGTCATCCGGTGCGGGCCTACCTGTCCGTCGACGAAATCGTCGACACGGCTCGCCGCGCTGGCGCCGACGCCGTCTACCCCGGCTACGGGTTTTTGTCGGAGAACCCGCAGTTGGCTGCGGCATGTGCGGCCGCGGGCATCACGTTCGTCGGCCCCACCGCCGAAGTGCTTAAGCTGACCGGAAATAAGTCTCGGGCGATCGCTGCGGCCCGCGACGCCGGCCTGCCCGTGCTCATGTCGTCGGCACCGTCGGCCTCGGTCGATGAGCTGGTGTCGGCCCTGAAGTCAGGCGAGACCGGCATCCGGTTTCCGTTGTTCGTCAAAGCGGTTGCCGGCGGCGGCGGTCGAGGTATGCGCCGCGTCAACAATGCCAGCGCGCTCCCCGAAGCGATCGAAGCCGCCAGCCGGGAAGCCGAATCCGCGTTCGGGGATCCGACGGTCTATCTCGAACAGGCGATGCTGCAACCACGCCACATCGAGGTGCAGATCCTTGCCGACACCGTCGGCAACGTGGTCCACCTCTACGAGCGCGACTGCAGTGTGCAGCGTCGCCATCAAAAGGTCATCGAGCTGGCGCCCGCGCCGGGCCTGCCCGCCGAATTGCGGAAGAAAATGTGCGCCGACGCGGTCGCATTTGCCCGGCATATCGGGTACAGCTGTGCCGGCACGGTGGAGTTTTTGCTAGGCGAGAGTGGCCAGTACGTGTTCATCGAGATGAATCCGCGGATTCAGGTGGAGCACACCGTCACTGAGGAGATCACCGACGTCGACCTGGTCTCCAGTCAGCTGCGGATCGCCGCTGGAGCGTCGCTCGACGAGCTTGGTCTACGCCAGCCCGACATTCGGCCGCACGGGGCGGCGTTGCAGTGCCGGATCACTACCGAGGACCCGGCTAACGGCTTTAGGCCCGACACCGGCCGGATCAGCGCGTACCGGAGCCCCGGTGGGGCGGGCATCCGGTTGGACGGCAGCACCAACCTCGGCGCCGAGATCAGCGCACACTTCGATTCCATGCTGGTCAAGCTGACCTGCCGGGGCCGTGACTTTCCGACGGCGGTGGGCAGGGCGCGCCGGGCGATCGCGGAGTTCCGGATTCGCGGAGTATCAACGAATATTCCTTTCTTACAAGCGGTCCTAGATGACCCGGACTTTCGCGCCGGCCGTCTCACCACGTCGTTCATCGACGAGCGGCCGCAGCTGCTGACCGCGCGTGCCTCGGCCGATCGCGGTACCAAGATCCTCAACTATCTAGCCGATGTCACCGTCAACCAGCCGCACGGCTCGCGGCCGTCAACGGTGTACCCGCACGACAAGCTGCCCGACATCGATCTACACGCCGCGCCACCGGACGGATCCAAGCAGCGATTGGTTGAGTTGGGGCCCCAGCGTTTTGCGCGCTGGCTACGGGAATCGGCGGCGGTCGGGGTTACCGATACAACGTTCCGCGACGCCCACCAATCGCTACTGGCCACCCGAGTGCGCACCAGCGGGTTGGCCAGGGTGGCACCGTATCTCGCCCGGACCATGCCGCAGCTGCTGTCGGTGGAGTGTTGGGGCGGTGCGACGTACGACGTGGCACTGCGTTTCCTCAAGGAGGATCCCTGGGAGCGGCTGGCTACGCTGCGTGCTGCGCTGCCCAACATCTGCCTGCAGATGCTGCTGCGAGGTCGCAACACGGTCGGCTACACACCGTACCCGGAGGTGGTTACCTCGGCGTTCGTGGCGGAGGCAACGGCCACCGGCGTTGACATCTTCCGAATCTTTGACGCGCTCAACAACGTTGAGTCGATGCGCCCGGCGATTGACGCGGTGCATGAAACAGGTTGTGCAGTAGCAGAAGTCGCGATGTGCTATACCGGCGATCTGGCCGACCCGGGGGAGCGGCTCTACACCCTGGACTACTACTTGAACCTGGCTGAGCAGATCGTGGACGCTGGTGCACACGTGCTGGCCATCAAGGATATGGCCGGACTGTTACGGCCACCGGCCGCGCGGCGGTTGGTCGGTGCGTTGCGCAGTCGTTTCGACCTGCCCGTGCACGTACACACCCACGACACACCTGGCGGGCAGCTGGCCAGCTATATGGCGGCGTGGCAGGCCGGGGCTGACGCCGTCGACGGCGCCGCCGCGCCGATGGCAGGAACCACCAGCCAGCCCGCGCTGAGCTCGATCGTGGCCGCTGCAGCGCACACCGAGTACGACACCGGTCTGTCGCTGTCCGCGGTGTGCGCATTGGAGCCGTACTGGGAAGCGCTACGAAAAGCGTACGCCCCCTTTGAATCTGGTCTACCTGGCCCGACGGGACGGGTCTATCACCATGAGATTCCGGGTGGCCAGTTATCCAATCTGCGTCAGCAGGCGATTGCGCTGGGGCTGGGGGATCGATTCGAGGAGGTCGAGGAGGCCTATGCGGGCGCCGACCGGGTGTTGGGCAGGTTGGTCAAGGTCACGCCGACATCGAAGGTGGTCGGCGACCTGGCGCTGGCGTTGGTCGGTGCTGGGGTAAGTGCGGACGAATTCGCCTCGGAGCCAGCGCGATTCGATATCCCAGATTCGGTGATGGGCTTCCTGCGGGGCGAGCTTGGTGATCCGCCCGGCGGCTGGCCCGAACCGCTGCGCACCACGGCGCTGGCCGGCCGTACTCCGGCCAAGCCCATTCGGCAGCTAGCCAGCGACGACGAGGCCGCTTTAACACTAGCCGGTGCCAAGCGTCAAGCCACCCTAAACCGGCTGTTATTTCCAGGTCCAACAAAGGAATTCGAGGAGCACCGAGAAACCTACGGCGACACTTCGCAATTGTCGGCCAACCAGTTCTTCTACGGCCTTCGCCAGGATGAAGAGCACCGGGTGGAACTGGAGCGCGGAGTTGAGCTGTTGATCGGGCTGGAGGCCATCTCCGAGCCCGACGAGCGTGGCATGCGAACGGTGATGTGCATCATCAACGGCCAGCTGCGGCCGGTCCTGGTGCGTGATCGCAGCATCGCCAGCTCGGTTCCGGCCGCCGAGAAGGCCGACCGCGCTAATCCCGGACACATTGCGGCACCGTTCGCCGGAGTCGTCACCGTCGGGGTGTCCGTCGGCGACCAAGTTAGCGTCGGGCAGACCATCGCCAGCATCGAGGCGATGAAAATGGAAGCCCCGATCACCGCCCCGAAAGACGCTGTCGTAGCGCGGGTAGCGGTGTCCAGCACCGCTGCGGTGGAAGGCGGAGACCTGCTGGTGGTGCTGAGCTGACCAGGATCATCGGCGGCGTAGCGCGGGGAAGGCGCATCGTTGTTCCGCGACGGGGGACCAGGCCGACCACCGACCGGGTGCGCGAGTCGCTTTTCAACATCGTGGCCGCACGGCGGGAGCTGACCGGTCTGGCGGTGCTAGACCTCTACGCCGGTTCGGGTGCGCTCGGTCTGGAGGCGTTGTCGCGCGGAGCCGCGTCGGCGCTGTTTGTGGAATCCGACCAGCGCACCGTTGCCGTCATCGAGCGCAACGTGGCGGCCTTAGGTCTAGCCGGCGCTAGGGTGCGGCGCGGTCCGGTGGCAACCGTCCTGGCCGCCGGGACCGCGTCACCGGTGGATCTGGTGTTGGCCGACCCGCCCTACGAGATCGACACCGCCGAGGTCGAAGCGGTGTTGGCTGCGTTGATCACCCACGGCTGGGCGCGGCAGGGAACCGTCGCGGTGGTAGAACGTGGCGCCGCGAGAGCGTCGTTGACCTGGCCGGCCGGATGGAGTCCGTGGCAGTCGCGCGGGTACGGCGACACCCGTCTCGAGCTTGCCGAACTGGCCTGAGCCGCCGTGTAGCGTCTCGGTCTATGAGCGGTGCGGTATGTCCGGGGTCATTCGACCCGGTGACGTTGGGCCACATCGACGTCTTTGAACGCGCCGCGGCTCAGTTCGACGAGGTGGTGGTCGCGATCCTGCTCAACCCCGTCAAAAAGGGCATGTTCGACCTCGACGAGCGGATCGCGATGATCACCGAGTCGACGACACACCTACCCAACGTGCGCGTGGAGGCCGGAGCGGGGCTGGTGGTCGACTTCGTCAGGTCCCGCGGGATGACGGCCATCGTGAAGGGCCTGCGCACCGGCACGGATTTCGAATACGAGCTGCAGATGGCGCAGATGAACAAGCACATCGCCGGCGTCGACACCTTCTTCGTCGCGACGGCGCCGCGGTATTCGTTCGTGTCGTCGTCGTTGGCCAAAGAGGTTGCGATGCTAGGCGGCGATGTGTCGGAGCTATTGCCGGAACCGGTCAACCGCCGATTCCGGGAAAAGATGTCCGGCAGTAGTTAAAGCAGAACAGCTTTCACCGGCGGGCCAGGCAGCAGCCGGCCGATATCGGCGCCCAGCTACGGGTCGTCGTCGTCATCGTCCCCGGCGCGAAGCAGCTTTTCGGGATGGTGAAAGGTGTTGGTGCGTGGCTGGCCGTGGTCGAGATGCGGTGGCGGGATCCACTCGGTGGCGCCGTCTTTGCGTTTACGGGTGGTCCAACCCTTCTCGGCCAGCGGGTGATGGCCACCGCAGCCGAAGGTGAGCTGGTTGACATCGGTGGTGCGGCATTGAGCGTAGGGGATGACGTGATGCACCTCGCAGTAGTAGCCGGGCACGGTGCATCCCGGCGCGCTGCAGCCACGTTCTTTGGAGTACAACACGATTCGCTGCGCTGGGGAGGCAAGTCGCTTGGTGTGGTAGAGCGCCAGCGCTTTGCCCTTGTCGAAAATCGCGAGATAATGGTGGGCATGGCGAGCCAGGCGGATCACATCACTCATCGGCAAGATGGTGCCGCCGCCAGTAAGTGCCTTGCCGGCCGCTGATTCCAACTCTTTGAGCGTGGTGGACACGATGATGGTGGCCGGTAACCCATTGTGCTGCCCTAGTTTTCCCGATGCCAGCAGCGCCCTCAGTGCTGCGTTGAGGGCGTCGTGGTTGCGCTGGCTCGGCGAGCGGGTATCGCGCTGAATCGTTTCCGGTGCGGGCGCGCCGTCGACCACGGGCGCCTGGTCATTGGGGTTGGCCATGCCGGGGGCGGCCAGCTTGGCTAGCACCGCTTCCACGGTGACGCGTGCCTCGGGGGTCAGCCAACCGCTGAGGCGAGACATCCCGTCGGTGTCTTGGTTACCCAGGGTCAGGCCGCGCCGGCGGGCCCGATCCTCATCGGTGTAGCTGCCATCTGGGTTCAGGCAGTCAGTGAGCCGTTCGGCCAACTTGGCCAGCTGGTCGGGGCGGAACTGGGTGGCCAACGCGGCCAAATGCGCCTCGGCCTGTTCGCGGGTCTCGATATCCACGGCACTGGGCAGCCGGTGAAAAAAGTCGCGGATCACCTGTACATGGGTGCGTCCGATCCGCCCGTCGCGTTGGGCCGTCGCGGTGGCGGTCAGCAGCGGCGGCAACGGTTGACCGGTCAGCGCGCGCCGGGGGCCTAGGTCGGCGGCCTCGGCCACCCGTCGGCTCGCTTCGCCGCGGGTAATGTGCAGCCGGTCGGCCAACGCCGCGGGCAGTGTGCCGCCGAGCTGTTCGGAGTCGGACTGCTCGGCGATCTGATTGATCAACCCGTGCTCGACGGCAGGCAGCTGGCGGCGCGCCGTCTCGCAGCGTTGCAATAGGGCCAGTCGTTCCGGAGTGGTCAACGCGTCGAACGAGAGCCCCGTCAGCCGCGACATCGTGGCATCGAGCGTATCGAAGACCTCCTGGATCTCCCCACGGCCACTCGAAAGCATGTTCGAATGATATCGCGAGGGGCCGGCGCGCGGAGAAGTTATCCACAGGGCAACATGGCTGTTAGTGGCTGTGATCGTGCTGGTGGTGCTCCGCGTCGGGAGACCCACCCATCATGCGCGCCATCGGTAATCCCCCCGAGGTGACGAACCGGGCGACGAGCAGCGCCGCGACAACAAGGAAGGCGATGTTGAGCCAGGTGGTGTAGTTCCACGAGATCGCCGCTTGCATGACCGTGGCGTTGCGCTGGCTTGGAATGAGATGTGCTGTGCCGAAAAGTAATTCGACAAGATACCCGGCGGCGGCCATTGCGGCGTAAAAGGTGGCGAGCAGCATCAGCATCATCTTGGTGCCGTAGTACTTGCGGTAGATATTCAAGATCGGCAGGATCAACAGGTCGGCGAAGATGAATGCGATGACGCCGCCGAAACTGATGCCTCCGTTCCAGAGCACCGCGGCAAGTGGCACATTGCCGATGGAGCAGACGAAGGACACGATCGCCACGATGGGTCCCACGATCGGTCCCCACAGCGCTGCCCAGCCCGGGTGATTGGCGAAAAAGAAGTTCTGCCAAAACGATTGGGGTACCCATGCCGCGATGGCGCCAGCAATCAGCAGGCCCAGAACGAGATCGCGCAGGATCGCCAGCCATTCCATGACGAACACATGCGAGATCGAGGTAAAACCCTGCGGGGAAAACAGCCGTTGCCAGAACGATCCCTCTGCGTGGATGGACATGTCCATCGCAGCGTGGCCTTCCATCGAGCCGGCGATTCCCCGTTCGGCCTGCTGGCGGGCGGCGTCGATGAGCCGGGACCGCGCGAACAGCCGGAACAAGACGGCCAGTATCACGATCATCAGCGGGCCGCCGATGAACTCTGCGGCGGTGAATTGCCAGCCCATCAGCAGGGCCAGGATGATGCCCAACTCCACCACGAGATTGGTGGAGCCGATCTCGAATGCCAT is a genomic window containing:
- a CDS encoding vitamin K epoxide reductase family protein, producing the protein MTTRCSVPTAWWVLIAGVIGLTASMTLTVEKIRILLNPAYVPSCNVNPILACGSVMITPQASVLGFPNPLLGIVGFTVVTVTGVLSVAKVSLPQWYWIGLAVGTLVGVGFVHWLIFQSLYRIGALCPYCMVIWAVSVSLLVVVTAIVFRPTLEGSTGRTSAIARGIYQWRWSIATLWFTTVFLLIMVRFWDYWSTLV
- a CDS encoding pyruvate carboxylase: MISKVLVANRGEIAIRAFRAAYELGVGTVAVYPYEDRNSQHRLKADESYQIGDIGHPVRAYLSVDEIVDTARRAGADAVYPGYGFLSENPQLAAACAAAGITFVGPTAEVLKLTGNKSRAIAAARDAGLPVLMSSAPSASVDELVSALKSGETGIRFPLFVKAVAGGGGRGMRRVNNASALPEAIEAASREAESAFGDPTVYLEQAMLQPRHIEVQILADTVGNVVHLYERDCSVQRRHQKVIELAPAPGLPAELRKKMCADAVAFARHIGYSCAGTVEFLLGESGQYVFIEMNPRIQVEHTVTEEITDVDLVSSQLRIAAGASLDELGLRQPDIRPHGAALQCRITTEDPANGFRPDTGRISAYRSPGGAGIRLDGSTNLGAEISAHFDSMLVKLTCRGRDFPTAVGRARRAIAEFRIRGVSTNIPFLQAVLDDPDFRAGRLTTSFIDERPQLLTARASADRGTKILNYLADVTVNQPHGSRPSTVYPHDKLPDIDLHAAPPDGSKQRLVELGPQRFARWLRESAAVGVTDTTFRDAHQSLLATRVRTSGLARVAPYLARTMPQLLSVECWGGATYDVALRFLKEDPWERLATLRAALPNICLQMLLRGRNTVGYTPYPEVVTSAFVAEATATGVDIFRIFDALNNVESMRPAIDAVHETGCAVAEVAMCYTGDLADPGERLYTLDYYLNLAEQIVDAGAHVLAIKDMAGLLRPPAARRLVGALRSRFDLPVHVHTHDTPGGQLASYMAAWQAGADAVDGAAAPMAGTTSQPALSSIVAAAAHTEYDTGLSLSAVCALEPYWEALRKAYAPFESGLPGPTGRVYHHEIPGGQLSNLRQQAIALGLGDRFEEVEEAYAGADRVLGRLVKVTPTSKVVGDLALALVGAGVSADEFASEPARFDIPDSVMGFLRGELGDPPGGWPEPLRTTALAGRTPAKPIRQLASDDEAALTLAGAKRQATLNRLLFPGPTKEFEEHRETYGDTSQLSANQFFYGLRQDEEHRVELERGVELLIGLEAISEPDERGMRTVMCIINGQLRPVLVRDRSIASSVPAAEKADRANPGHIAAPFAGVVTVGVSVGDQVSVGQTIASIEAMKMEAPITAPKDAVVARVAVSSTAAVEGGDLLVVLS
- the rsmD gene encoding 16S rRNA (guanine(966)-N(2))-methyltransferase RsmD, with protein sequence MTRIIGGVARGRRIVVPRRGTRPTTDRVRESLFNIVAARRELTGLAVLDLYAGSGALGLEALSRGAASALFVESDQRTVAVIERNVAALGLAGARVRRGPVATVLAAGTASPVDLVLADPPYEIDTAEVEAVLAALITHGWARQGTVAVVERGAARASLTWPAGWSPWQSRGYGDTRLELAELA
- the coaD gene encoding pantetheine-phosphate adenylyltransferase, translated to MSGAVCPGSFDPVTLGHIDVFERAAAQFDEVVVAILLNPVKKGMFDLDERIAMITESTTHLPNVRVEAGAGLVVDFVRSRGMTAIVKGLRTGTDFEYELQMAQMNKHIAGVDTFFVATAPRYSFVSSSLAKEVAMLGGDVSELLPEPVNRRFREKMSGSS
- a CDS encoding HNH endonuclease signature motif containing protein, with protein sequence MLSSGRGEIQEVFDTLDATMSRLTGLSFDALTTPERLALLQRCETARRQLPAVEHGLINQIAEQSDSEQLGGTLPAALADRLHITRGEASRRVAEAADLGPRRALTGQPLPPLLTATATAQRDGRIGRTHVQVIRDFFHRLPSAVDIETREQAEAHLAALATQFRPDQLAKLAERLTDCLNPDGSYTDEDRARRRGLTLGNQDTDGMSRLSGWLTPEARVTVEAVLAKLAAPGMANPNDQAPVVDGAPAPETIQRDTRSPSQRNHDALNAALRALLASGKLGQHNGLPATIIVSTTLKELESAAGKALTGGGTILPMSDVIRLARHAHHYLAIFDKGKALALYHTKRLASPAQRIVLYSKERGCSAPGCTVPGYYCEVHHVIPYAQCRTTDVNQLTFGCGGHHPLAEKGWTTRKRKDGATEWIPPPHLDHGQPRTNTFHHPEKLLRAGDDDDDDP
- a CDS encoding permease produces the protein MEDAVLAAVGHALALAGSMTWEILWALILGFALSAVTQAVVRRSTIVALMGDDRPRTLAVAAGLGVASSSCSYAAVALARSLFRKGANFTAAMAFEIGSTNLVVELGIILALLMGWQFTAAEFIGGPLMIVILAVLFRLFARSRLIDAARQQAERGIAGSMEGHAAMDMSIHAEGSFWQRLFSPQGFTSISHVFVMEWLAILRDLVLGLLIAGAIAAWVPQSFWQNFFFANHPGWAALWGPIVGPIVAIVSFVCSIGNVPLAAVLWNGGISFGGVIAFIFADLLILPILNIYRKYYGTKMMLMLLATFYAAMAAAGYLVELLFGTAHLIPSQRNATVMQAAISWNYTTWLNIAFLVVAALLVARFVTSGGLPMARMMGGSPDAEHHQHDHSH